The window AATCTTTTTTGTTCAAACAGCTTTTTAAAACCTTCATAAATGGTAACGATCGATCTGCTGCTCTTGATAGAAACCTTGTTAAAGCTGATAATCGTCCATTCAGGCTTTGAACTTCTTTCTTTGTTTTAGGAGATACCATATTTTCAATTGCTtgaatcttttttggattagccttGATTCCCCACTCTGTAACAATATAACCTAAGAATTTACCTTCTTCTACACCAAAAGTGCACTTCTTagaattcaatttcatattgaccTTTCGTAATGATTCAAACATTTCAAGAGTATCTCTGAGCATGCTGTCTTCTGTATGGCTCTTGataacaatgtcatcaacataggcTTCTACATTTTTACCTATTTGATCTTTAAACACTTTATCAATTACGCGTTGATAAGTTGCACCTGCATTTTTTAATCCGAAATGCATCATAATATAGCAGAAAATTCCATCTGGTGTGTGGAATGCTGTTTTATCTTGATCACGTATTGCCATTggtatttgatgatatcccttgAATGCATCCAAAAAGGATTTAAACTGATGGCCACTTACAGACTCCACTTTCCAATCAATTTCTGGTAAAGGATAATTGtcttttggacatgctttatttaaATCTGTGAAGTCGACACACATCCTCCATGAATTATCTGGCTTTCTTACCATAACCGGGTTTGCTACCCATGTCTGGTATTTTACTTCCCTCAATATTCCAGCATCCACCAATTTTTTAACTTCTTCTTTGAGAAATTTTGTTCGATCCGGAGCCATGCCTCTTTTCTTCTGACACACTGGTGGAATATTAGGATTCACACCAAGCTTATGTTCAGCCACATGACGTGGTACTCCAGTCATATCAGAATCTTGCCATGCAAAAACATCCAAATTTGTGGCTAAGATTTTGTAAAGCTTTTCTCTTGTTGCCTTTATGATTGTGTTTCCAATTATGATTTTCTAATATGGAAACTCTGGATTTGGTGATATAGACCCATCTTCATGAATGATTGGGTTAACAGCTGTTCTGTTTATTTGTACACATTCTATTGGTCTTCTCCGTTCAGCGTACAGCGTGGCGATGCCAGCCGGTGTGGGGAATTTCATCATTACGTGCACCGTTGATGTTACAGCTCCGAATGCCATCATGGCTGATCGTCCTAAAATGACGTTATACTGCGAATTTGCTTTTACGACCAAAAATTCAATATGGGCAGTTCTTTTAAATGGCGTTTTTCCCAATACGATTTCTAAAACTATGCTTCCTTCTGACCATGATGGATCATTAGCAAAGCTTACAAAGGGAACAAATGTGTCCTTTAGCTTTTCCTTAACTCTGTCTGGTAGTTGTATaaaacaatgttcatacatgatATCTGCTCCTACTCCGGTATCAGTATATATTCCTCCAATAACACAATTTTCTATTCGAGCTTCAATCACTATAGGAGCGTCAGATGGATTTGTGTTAAACATGGAAGGAAAAGCAATCATTTCCTGTTTCCAATCTTCTAACGTTTCTGCTTTTCTTCGCTGTCCGGCTTGCCATGAATGTATCATGTTTGCTTCAATGTGTGTTATCTGACAGTTACGCCTTTTGGTGCTCTTAAAAGTTTAGTGGTTCTTTAGAACGGGTGGCGCCATCTGTTAGTACAATTTTCCGTATAGCGattgtaaggtactagtacaaaaaactagctgctcagcgtgtggcatatactgttgattgttgtttgctctcgagaaataatctctgcagacccggaacacagatataagatctgtggggtggcctcaatcaatctgaggatcaatctgaaattgatccgtatagcgtaatgctgctaagcggctaatgtatgtttagagtgagaaagaactgtgtgaaagagaaagtgtacttctctctgactgaagttcagatcagaaatgatgtgaaatgtggtgacccagggggtctatttataggtgtagaatgtccgaaattcacgggatacacgtgtcaatcgatgaatggttctgttacgtgaagtatccggaatgttgGTGGCGTGTACTGATGTGGCTGCGTGCcgtttgtgaagacccgtcctaatccattcggacgaagtccatatcgattataaatgattcacaacagttgattacatcgcgaggtatttgacctctatatgatacattttacaaacattgcattcaattttaaaagacaatctttctttacaacgaaaattgacggcatgcataccatttcagtatatatccaactataattgacttaataataatcttgatgaactcgacgacttaaatgcaacgtcttttgaaatatgccatgaatgactccaagtaatgtttctaaaatgagcaaatgcacagcggaagatttctttcatacctgagaataaacatgctttaaagtgtcaaccaaaaggttggtgagttcattagtttaacataaataatcacttcataattttaatagaccacaagatttcatatttccatttctcataaacatacgtcccatgcatagagacaaaaatatcattcatatggattgaacacctggtaatcgacattcacaatatgcatataagaatatccccatcattcagggatcctccttcggacatgatataaatttcgaagtactaaagcatccggtactttggatggggcttgttgggcccgaatcctatacccacctgtaatgtacatgcgatatcttttaaatacactacacctttctcgtgtatgaaatcatctttcataaatcttagtaaccgtacacatatctcgtgcacaaaaataacatacacataacctgtgtataaatctttctctcgatacataacattcatatcaattggtggcaattatcatgtccacataattcaatggtggtaattatcatgtccacataattcaatggtggcaattatcatgtccacataattcaacaataatccgcagaacttctgtctgcataataattcattcgaggaatgttttgcttgtgtctatctcgtcaaacatttataaaagcatttcatgtattcgcagttcagaatatatttcaaaagcatttaataaagcagttgtaaaaacaacgcatgtattctcagttccataaatataaagagtaaaagggagcaaatgaaactcaccatacgatattttgtagtaaaaatattcatacgaagaaactgaacaatgcagggttggcctccgaCTCACGAACAAAACTCATAATTTTCTAGgctttaaaccattttaaaacaCAACTTGAAAATACTCGACTTGCAAATCTCCCgagtaacctcgtcgtagtatttcatATTTTGTATCTCTTaagggaaataataataataataataataataataataataataataataataataataataataatacggagggtAATAATAAGGtagaaatatgtgtgtgtgtgtgtgtgcgcgtaaTGATCAAAAATTGCATATGGGTGTTTTATAACTAAACAAACGGGACATGCGCCTACCTCTATATCCATCGCTCTCCATCTATCGACATCTATCACCATCTATCTATCTATTGGTATATAGTAAAAAAAAAATGCCACTTGTTAAATGAAAAGATTATCAAACTGCTACCCTTGTTTCTTTTGTCACgggaataataaaaaaaaattgtatcgaGTCCCACTTATTTGTTTCTACATGTCGACATCTTTCTTTTCTATGTTTAATATTTAATGCTTTATTTATTCTTACGTTTAATTAGTGGGCTAGATGTGTTTGACCACATCTAATGTGGAATATGGGATTGTGAGGTTAGTGAGGTTAGTGACCACAAGTTCTTAACTACTCAAATATATTTTTCAATTTAACATAAAGAAAACAAAGTTTTACGTTTTATGATAaaccaaataaaaaaaaatatcactaCGTAAATTAAAAACCTTGTTATAAATTAAAAACCCATAATTAATTAACGTATTTAAGTTTAAAAGTCTATGTACAATCATTGAGtttaaagtattttttttttaaacaaaaaaaaaatgcttTTGTCATCAACTTTCAGTTGTTAGAAATATTTAGGAATAAGTTATGCTTATGTCCTAGTGTTAGAAAATAAATTTTTTTCTTAAATTAGCGTTTAGTACGGAGTATTAATCAATTTAGTAAGTTATAAAGTTACGTGGCTATTTAATTAAATTAAGTATTAAATTATTAAGTTTCTTTTTTTTATGCTATGTGAATCACTGAATGCGTATGTGTAAGTCGGGTGAAGAGGAGGATTTCGCGCTGTttataataattgacgggtaaaagtataaataaaaagacTAAAATCTATGTTATGTTTATAAAGACTAAAATCAATTTCAAAATTAATACTACATATACTTTTTATGAAAtgtatagttaaatatattatagactatttactttatataaatattaaattctcGATTGAAATCTTAATAATACTTCGCATTATGTATGAATTATAAACTATTTATTGAGTGAAAGCAATACCATAAATGATTCAACCTCTCATTACTTATAATGTCAACAGTGAACTTATATGTATACaacacaataataacaacaacaacaacaacaacaacaataaaactcaataccacataagtggtgttaGTAATTTATTTATGTATGAGTGATCAATAGCAAGTGATCTTAGCTTAAGAACAAATTGAAGTAGTTATGGAAAGAATTAGATGATTAGATGAAGGGTGCAAGTGGGTTTTTGGGTTATGGTGTTCAAGATGAAGttatatataatactactaataaataaaataatataataataataataacatagtaaAAATCTAATGTGATGAGGAGAAGAAAACAAAATCCAAATAGTAACTTAAATCCATAATTTGTGCAAGTTGATGGAATGAAAACACATGAATGGATTCAGTTGATCAAATATGCATTATATATTGAAAAGAAACAAGAAAAAGTAAATCAAGTGTCAATTAGACACAGTAATGTATTGTGTTTTAACTCAATTCACGGATCATTTAGTAGTAATGCCAAAATGAAAATAAAAacaatttttaatataatatatctataaaattttaaaacgtgtttatacaaTAGTAGTCTTTAAATATCTACCGAAAGTTTTAATAGGGATAGTATTTTGTAGTCCGTTGCTAATCAGTagtggataaaagtcttcggaaaaaattccaaatttttatattaactatatttatttattttagtcattatggtataaaattggtcatcaattgttttaaaattattaaataaaatttaaatcattGTCCGCTCTCGATTcccgggtaaaatataaaaagttctaaaatttaacaaatagctcctaaatacatttttactaagcctataatttataaaattcattttttggatcaccgtttattttaaaatcacataagttcccttttaactcatttactattaatcgaatgataattgagcgttaccgtcgtttactaaataacttcgaaatcttatatatatattctatatactttatttatatatatatatagatactttttaatattttattattattttacataattaattacaacaattacaatatatataatatttcatattatatatatatatatatatatatatatatatatatatatatatatatatatatatatatatatatatatatatatatatatatatatatatatgcatatctatttacaagtaatcgtgtcgtgaatcgtcgggaatagtcaaagggtaattgtattcatgaaaacaagttcaaaaattttaagactcaatttaacagactttgcttatcgtgtcggaacatataaagattaagtttaaatttggtcgaaaattcccgggtcatcacagtacctacccgttaaagaaatttcgtcccgaaatttgagtgaggtggtcatggctaacaataaaaatgtttttatgacgaatatgagttgattactagagttttatcattaccgagtaatatagattaaacgattcggttacttgaagcgtacgagtgaagctatcgcaaaagattgaaataggaaaagtaaagattcgtcttaacttttgacagagtcagggttgaattccggaattcaagggatttaaagaaaatcttcgaaatctaaaagatttgattcttcggtgaataaggaaattaagatctctctaattaaatacggtgatctgcctcgattactctgtctaatatttccattataaatttacctttcccgttccattagttttcaccacttctataccttctttcacagttcatatatccaaaagattatcataatgcttaatccggttctaatccttgttcttattctgactatcgcaatgatcattcttcttttccaactcccaccggaagaatctgtttatttctactatgctctagggattattgtatttataatcctcctgtgtctttatattgctatacgcactgatatccacagtttgtaatttca of the Rutidosis leptorrhynchoides isolate AG116_Rl617_1_P2 chromosome 5, CSIRO_AGI_Rlap_v1, whole genome shotgun sequence genome contains:
- the LOC139849364 gene encoding uncharacterized protein — its product is MIHSWQAGQRRKAETLEDWKQEMIAFPSMFNTNPSDAPIVIEARIENCVIGGIYTDTGVGADIMYEHCFIQLPDRVKEKLKDTFVPFVSFANDPSWSEGSIVLEIVLGKTPFKRTAHIEFLVVKANSQYNVILGRSAMMAFGAVTSTVHVMMKFPTPAGIATLYAERRRPIECVQINRTAVNPIIHEDGSISPNPEFPY